From the genome of Malus sylvestris chromosome 6, drMalSylv7.2, whole genome shotgun sequence, one region includes:
- the LOC126626040 gene encoding V-type proton ATPase subunit E — translation MNDADVSKQIQQMVRFIRQEAEEKANEISVSAEEEFNIEKLQLVEAEKKKIRQEYEKKEKQVDVRKKIEYSMQLNASRIKVLQAQDDVVNSMKEAASKELLNVSRDHHAYKKLLKDLIVQSLLRLKEPAVLLRCRKDDLHLVESVLESAGREYADKAKVHSPEIIVDTTVFLPPAPTHHNPHVSSCSGGVVLASRDGKIVCENTLDARLDVVFRKKLPEIRRKLFGQVAA, via the exons ATGAACGACGCAGATGTCTCCAAGCAGATCCAGCAGATGGTGAGGTTCATCCGCCAAGAAGCTGAGGAGAAGGCCAACGAGATCTCTGTATCTGCTGAGGAA gaATTCAACATTGAGAAGTTGCAGCTCGTCGaggcggagaagaagaagattagGCAAGAAtatgagaagaaggagaagcaaGTCGACGTCCGAAAGAAGAT TGAGTACTCCATGCAGCTCAATGCTTCTCGTATTAAAGTTCTTCAGGCTCAAGATGATGTGGTTAACTCCATGAAGGAGGCAGCATCCAAGGAGCTTCTGAATGTGAGCCGAGATCACCATGCGTACAAAAAGCTTCTGAAAGATCTTATCGTTCAG AGTTTGCTTAGGCTGAAAGAGCCTGCTGTTTTGTTACGTTGCCGGAAGGACGATCTACATCTGGTGGAGTCTGTTCTGGAATCAGCAGGACGGGAATATGCAGACAAAGCAAAGGTTCATTCACCTGAGATTATAGTGGACACTACTGTCTTTCTTCCACCTGCTCCTACCCATCATAATCCCCATGTTTCTTCCTG TTCTGGAGGTGTGGTCCTGGCTTCTCGGGATGGGAAGATTGTGTGTGAGAACACCCTTGATGCACGATTGGATGTTGTATTCCGTAAAAAACTTCCAGAG ATCCGCAGAAAGCTCTTCGGTCAGGTTGCTGCATAA
- the LOC126626503 gene encoding hydroxyproline O-galactosyltransferase HPGT1-like translates to MHSRPSHNRLSGSAFHSRISALLLAMVSTMAAIYVAGRLWQDAADRVYLIQELDKRNGQGQSAIAVDDTLKIIDCREQQKQLSALEMQLAGARQEGFIPKSLSKNEGAHSKKKLVAVIGIITTFGRKKNREAIRKAWMPTGEALKRLADEKGIIVRFVIGRSPNHGDSLDKEIDKENDRTNDFIILDDQVEASEERPKKTKLFYIHAVENWDAEFYVKVNDDVYVNLDVLGATLTTYIDKPRVYIGCMKSGEVFSEPTHKWYEPDWWKFGDAKSYFRHASGELYAISRALAQFISINRSILHAYAHDDVSAGSWFIGLDVKHIDERKFCCSSWMPGAICTAV, encoded by the exons ATGCATAGCCGGCCGTCGCACAACCGGCTATCCGGCTCGGCTTTTCACTCTCGGATTTCAGCTCTCTTGCTCGCCATGGTCTCCACCATGGCCGCCATCTACGTCGCAGGCCG ATTGTGGCAGGATGCTGCCGATAGGGTTTATTTGATTCAGGAGCTTGATAAAAGAAATGGTCAG GGTCAATCTGCTATAGCCGTAGACGACACACTTAAAATTATAGATTGCAG GGAGcaacagaagcagttgtccGCCCTTGAGATGCAACTGGCTGGGGCAAGGCAGGAAGGTTTCATTCCAAAGAGCTTGTCGAAAAATGAGGGGGCTCATTCTAAGAAGAAGCTTGTAGCTGTTATAGGAATTATTACAACATTTGGTCGCAAGAAAAATAGGGAGGCAATTCGTAAGGCGTGGATGCCTACAG GTGAAGCACTGAAAAGATTAGCAGATGAAAAGGGCATCATTGTGCGATTTGTAATTGGAAGAAG CCCAAATCATGGAGACAGTTTGGACAAGGAAATAGACAAAGAAAATGACCGGACCAACGACTTCattattctt GATGATCAAGTGGAGGCATCTGAGGAGCGGCcaaaaaagacaaaattgtTCTATATTCATGCTGTAGAGAACTGGGATGCTGAGTTTTATGTTAAGGTCAATGATGATGTTTATGTTAATCTTG ATGTCCTGGGAGCAACTCTAACTACTTATATAGATAAGCCTCGTGTCTATATTGGGTGCATGAAATCAGGCGAAGTCTTCTCTGAACC AACACACAAGTGGTATGAGCCAGACTGGTGGAAATTTGGCGATGCAAAATC ATACTTTAGACATGCTTCTGGTGAATTGTATGCCATTTCCAGAGCCTTAGCTCAGTTTATATCAATAAACAG ATCTATTCTTCATGCTTATGCTCATGACGATGTTAGTGCTGGATCATGGTTTATTGGGCTTGATGTGAAGCACATCGATGAGCGGAAATTTTGCTGCTCCTCTTGGATGCCAG GAGCAATATGTACAGCTGTGTAA